The Scleropages formosus chromosome 9, fSclFor1.1, whole genome shotgun sequence DNA segment GTCTAGTGCAGCgtcgtggtgatccagagcctatcctggaatcttggggcgtgaggcaggatacaccttGGACAGCACAGCGATGTGTCCGTTCAATATATACCTTATCATCGCACAGTAACCCTTCACAGGGATGGGGTCTCATGAGGACATGTCCCCTCTTCTTCTAAAACCCACCATTTGCCCACTTTGATCCATTTAATTCCAAAAAGTCGATGAGTCTATGATAGATGTTTCTTCAGGGTGAGATATGTGAGCTATAACCCTGCCCTGAGAAAGCAGACCGATGCAGAAGCTGCTGGAGACCAGGGCTGATTAGAGGTTTGGTCCTTACCAGCCTTCTTTCCTTCTCTGTCTTGTGAGCCGACTGTTGGAACCATTGTTGTGCTGGTACCGTTTCACTAATCAGCTTTTTTTAGGGTTATGATTTTATACGCTTACAGGAGGCAGGCAGTTCTGTCCCCGCTACTCCTCCGCTGTCCACGCAGGCCAGCACCCCGCTAAAACTCCCGCTGTATTCTCCTCCGCTGCTGCTGCCAAACGAATATTTAGCCCCGGTGAACTTCCCCCTCCCTGGCTCTGCCTCGCCGCCCGCCGATTTCTTACCTCTCTGAGAATATCCCGTTCTGGTAGGAGGCAAAATATTGTCTCCGTCTGTCCACAGGCATCACATCTATGTAGCCTCCCGAGTCGTTCTGGATGACCCCAGCGTGGACGGCCGCTCGACATATGCTGGATttctgaagatgatgatgatgagattCGGGTTGAGAAAGTGCATTTTCCACCACGAATATGGCACTAAAGCATGCACAGCTCCCACTTTTCATAGGCATTCCCTTCCTGCAAACACCTGAAGAACAGAACCAGCTGATAAAGCTCCCCATCTTCACCCCCGTGGGAGACAATACCCAAAAGCTGgacttttacactgttttgcACATTGTAAAGAAATGCAGTAATCACAAAAATGAGTCTGTgccagagagagaaagagagagggcgAGCGACTGAGATAGACGTGGGACTCTGGGCAGTCGTCTAGGATGTTAAACATAGTTTCCTCCGGTGGTTTATTTAAATGAGGGGCCCTCACAGTTTCTCCCTAAGTGATCTCCCATGATCTTGGTGCATTATGACAGCATTTTGCACCACGTTCGCTGGCTCGTCTGTGCCATTGTTCACGGACCCTCTTCTTTATGAGGTCGCACTCGTAATAAAGTGGCCTCTGCAGCACAGCTGCATAAACGGGAGGGATTCCCGTACGGAGGGGTGTCGGGAATGCTTCGGGAACGCGGCTTCGGCTGCTCGTGCTGGGGGAGCATCCACTTGtccaaactgaaactgaaagtcACGTTTCTTCACAATGAAGGATTGCGGGAAAACGGGCAGCTAAAGTCAAGAGGAAAGCTCGACTCACATCCGAATAGATCTGCGTTCCGATGACTCGAGCCAGGTGGGGGTTCTCCTGCATGCAGTTGCGAGGACAGTACAGTCTGGAAGGATACCAAAGAGCAGCGTCATCTAAAACCGAATTTTGATTAAACCATATTTTGGCCCACCAGCGTGTGGCGAACGAATTGTGCAGGTAAAAATCTTACCTGGGACAGTGTCTTACAGGTTTCTGGAACGGACACAGTTGTGCAACGGTAGTTTCGCAAGTGATAGCTTTTACTAAAGAGAAAAGaagtgtgtattttaaatgagCACCACAGCGTTATGTGTCCAAAAAGAAAGACGTTTAAAAGCCTGACCTGTTACTTTTGATACTGTAAAGGCATTGGCACTCTGGTATTTCCTGCGAAGAGAATTACGTTTATATAACTAAATGGGTGACGAATTGAAATGTGtccattaatgcagaaatactTGAGAAAGAATAAAGATTACCCATTAATTTGTTCAAAAGGGTATGTCAAACATCAACAATGACGGAATTTTAACACATTAATTTATAAAAGGTACATTTTTCCATAACCAGTACAGTATGCTAGGATCCAGGAACTTCAAATTGCATTCTATTTCCTTTCACTGTGCCAAATATACAATGGCACCCACCCTAGAGACTGGACACCGTGTTTATTGGATTTTATGAAATACTCCTTTCTTCCCAGTCTCGTAACGTCCAGCCAGCCTCCCTCGTTGTCTATGACTCCATAATGCAAGGCAGCCCTGCAAATGCTGGATTGCTGCAGAAACAGGAGGACAGCGTACCCTTTACTGTCGTCCGGGAATGCCGCCGATTGAATTATAGCAGGGCCACAGAGGAAAAGTTACCAGACACAGGACAGTTTCACTCCATTATAGAAGGGCATTAACCCCAGTCCTTGAAAAGCTGGTCTTCTTTAGCTGAAAAGTTTCTACATCTCCATTCTGCATTGCTGATTACTAGCAAAtatgatatttaaaatgttcaacGAATGGACATCGTTCAGCTTTCAATGTGGCAGCATGGCAGCAGCTGAGTCATAAATACAACAACAGTAAATACAATGAGACAAATATAACAATGCCATCTGACACTATGCAATACATCAGCTCTTGAACCAGAATATGTCACTGATTTAACATTTCAGTTGGAAGAACTGgacaaaaactgaattttgcagCGACTGCAAGGTGTACTTTCCCTCCTGGCTTAGATGCCACTGAAGGACTTGCACCTGCAGCCGAAGTGAAGTTGTtgagctcccccccccccactgggaCCCCTTGGAAAAACCAGAGGTGGAAGTGGGGTGGTGATGGGTTTGAGGAAATCAGTGCATGTGGGAGTGTGGAGGTTAGTGGGCGATTACACGCAGTACATTTTGTATGTGCCAGACAGCTGGATGTGGCCAAGACCTTGGTCCAATTCTTCCCTcaagaaattttgtttttctttttctgcaaaagcccatttaaaattaaattaacaaagcCAGAGCTTACCATTTCATAGTATGCACTTCCTATCACTTTTCCTGTGCTGTACAAGCAGCCTGCAGGACATTCATACCTGTGTCAAAATAAATATCAATCTATTAACCATCACGCAccttacaatttacatttatttaacagatgcttttctccaaagcgacgtacatctcgcagaaaaatacaatgggtGCATTACGTTGAATACATTACATACATCCAATCAACCAAAGGCCTTCTCACAATCTGCTAGGTACAGtatactgggaaaaaaataggCGCCATAATCAGGACAGCTCTGCTGGGATCCTGCTTACCTATTACAAGTGGTTCCTTTGCATTTATCCCGCAGCTTGGTGTCACATGTCACCAGCTGAGCTACGGAAAACATGCATGCAAAAGACAAGTAAGTAAACACTTGAGAGTTTGAAAATCTGTATTTCGGAATAATTTAGCAAACGATGCACTGTCATGTTAAAGGTCTGAATTTCACCGGTTTAAAAATGCTGACACCTCTGTGCTGCGAGCGCTAGACTCCGTTAACCTCAGGCTGATCGAGAAACTGTTTAAGCACTGGTGACAATGTGTTGAACGGGTTTGCTTCATGCATAAACAGTATACGTCTTAAAGAAGCAGAAACGTTCTGAATAAACGGCCAAGCTCCACGTGTTTCCAATCCCAAGTCTTCTACTCAGCATTTCAGCGTGACAGCGGGGAGCAGTGCGGTGCCACTGCTCTGTGTCTGACCCCCTTAACCGCTCTCAAGGTTGAGAACTGACATGACTAGGATGGACCCTTTGGGAAGTTGGGCGTTAACTCCACGGAAAGCTCAGCCAACGAAGCAATGCGGTGCTCAAAAGATCTCACCTGTCGTGATCCGACATTAACAATTAGGTCTAAGGTGGATTTTTATTCAGTCCTCACATCATTTTTTTCAAGATTGATATATACAACCAGAGAGCAAAATGCTAACCGTGAGTCACCAAATAACATCGGAGtcttaatttaattatattcatCCCTTCAGGGAGGTGTCAGATGCCTCTGGAGAGGGATTATTAGAGACAGTCCCAGGTTGGActaaatgtgatattttgagGCATCTGGAAAATCTCCTGGACTCTTCTGATAAATAGTTTCTTCAATACAAATTGAAAAATGACCTGTGCATTCAAAGTCCGTTCACCTTTAATTTTGACTCTATGGATGATGCTGACCTGAAGAAGGATGACCTCATCAATTTGAAAAGCAAAGGTTCTTCAGTCTAGTACTTGATTACTTCAGGTGTCACAAATGCTGTAGATTCCTAACCAGTTTTCGGCCTTGATCCCAGTTGGAACAACGCATCTCTACAAATCTGAACTTTCAGCATTAGTCAGTGTGAAAGCTAGAAATCAGCCGGATGCCAGGTATGCCATGCACCCAGCATTGTCCAAGACCATCCTTCAAATTTCTGTCCTTAGTGATGGACAGCAGCAACAGTGATCATGTTCAAGGAGATGCTgaagaattttttatttatacctgtattttttgtgtaattggatagaaataaaatttacatctacatttatttacttagcagatgcttttctccaaagtgacttctaatgaactctgtgtagtgttatcagcccacacaccttattcaccaaggtgatttacactgctagatacacaacttagactgggtcactcatccatacatcagtggaacacacactctctctctgtcagtcacacactatgggggaacctcaacagcaggtctttggactgtgggaggaaaccggagcagccggcggaaacccacagacacaggaagaacatacaaactccacacagactgagcggggatcgaacccacgtcctctcacaccacccaggctacTCTGCAGATTTATAACCCGATTGGTTCGTCGATTAATTTTGGGAAGCATAGGAGGTGTAACCATTAAGTTCATGTACAGCTGAGGAGTGAGGGGGAAAAGGTTAAGAATCCCTGTTGCATGGAGAAAAATGCTGTGGAGCGGAATGCCATGGAATGCCCCTTTAAATGCAAAAGACTTCCCTTGCGGTACTTCAAGAGCAAACTGAGCAACTGTATCTCCTGAGTTCACAGAGGCCTCCACCAGGGCTTCTCAGCTTTCAGCTTGGGCCCCCTTTCATGAGAGGAAGCAATTTCAAAACCCACATGGAGCAGATCGCtatcaaaacagaacaaaacctTCCCTACAAGTGAGAgtgacttgcaatattaagtataataaaaactgccatgccaaatCAGTAACTTGACAGCGAGGACCTGCAGAATGTCAACACGGTTTTAGATAAATAGGAAGTGTTTCCGTTCGCCTGCTGCGTTTTTCGCTTTCTCAGCACACGTGAGTCCGTTGGCGGCTCTCTGCACCGCTGGCTTTTTCAAACATGACTTTGCTGTTCCACCTCCAGCCAATCTGCCCACCCTGTTTGGGATGTGATGGAAAGGTGTGCAAACACGTGACGGTATTCTTACACATCTGCTGCGTGCTGGTCACGTCGTTCCTGTCCAGGTTCTCACTGGGAGACGCTGTCGGGGAATATGCTCTCGGCCAAGGCCCTTGGGTTCTGGGCACTTCGGGTTCAACATAGTTGCTCTCCTCTCTTTCGTTGGGGGATGGGCGCGCACCAGTACCAGTCTCTGAAAATACATGTCGATGAATTTTGCTCTTGAACATAATATTTTGATGGCTAGTTGCCATGAATATGGGAAAAGAACTATGCAAGAGACacaacagatgcttttcagtACTTGAACACCAACCAAGTCTTTAAAGAGTCTTTTGGGTTGGTGTTCAAGACAGTGGTGCTGCAGTGCTGCAAATGCTTTTTCTGAATTGGTGACATACCTTTGTAGCACAGGTTGTCCCTACAGCCTCCACCGTAACTGGGTGGGCAAGCTGAGCAAGGCTTGCCGTGCTTATATGGTGAGTGTCCCCACCAGTTCCCCCTGCAAAGGAGACAAGAACTTAGAGCCACTAAATCCAGTACACAGTATTCCTATGAGCAACAGCACAGCAATACAGAGatataaatacttaaaattCAGCTTTCATCGCAATGATGCATGTTCATTGCAATTTACAGTTGATAAACTTCAATCAACTCAAAAAACAGGCTATTTAGTTATAGACCACAGATGAGTTATGAGCCTACAGAGCTTTTTATTTATAGCAAAGGAAGGTTAATCAGCTACATTTTGGATTATTTAGACAAGAGAATGTTGAAAAGGATCTTAGTTGCTGATGATGTACAAGTAACTACTGGTTCATTTAACCTACAGTGTTGAAACATTGAGTACTGGAACATTAAGCAAGTTTGGATGCATTTAGTTTAAATAGTGTTGTAAGTGGTGGTTCTTGGGTTATGTTTATGGTCTACTTACTTTGGTGAATAATTGCAAACCAGGTATATGGCTTTAGGCCAGATCTGGCCCCAGACATTCATATTGTAACATAAATTGATGGCACACCCAATTCGACTGCTGGTTGCCCAGACGAGCTACAAGAACAGAAACATCACCAAAAACACGTattaactgaagaaaacaaaaattcatgGGGCAAAATATTTATGGTCTTCTGGATGAGGGAAACAATAATCAGATTATGTTTCACTCAATGGTTTTTCTAATGTCATGGGACGTGttaacagacagacagaaacaagCACCAATTTATCATCTCAGGCAGCATAGTCTTCTTACACTTTAGTAACTTAATAACTCTATTCATTGACTTGGCCAGGCTCCCATTTCCTGCACTCCGGTAACGCTGAGCCTGTTAATATCCCCATCGCTGTGCAGATCTAAATGGGGCATTAGGCAGGCTGAGATATCAACATGGGTCATTTACTACAGTAACATGCTTAATCAGTCCACACTCCGTaacaatacagtatattatttgCATCAGCCATGTGCACACTTTAAAATGCTCGAAAGGTCCTGTGCATTTCACGCAAGCAGAGCACTTCACAGGAAAAACAGTGACGTGTCTTTTTTTTACCTGTGTGTAGTGAGTGCAGACTGGCCCAGAACAACGGAAGGGGCAGTAGGGGTTACACTCCTGCGGATAGGGGTAACTGTAGTCTCTCACTTCATCGTACCAGGCTTGAACATGAAACGTGGGCGGTCGGTACCTGAAATCGGGACACTCGTTGAAATATTCTTTTTGAGGCTGTTTATCTAATGATTTGAAGTTCCCTCTCAAAAATTCTGTGTTTTGAGCTGCAAGCGCCTAATTATAAACCGAAGAAAGGTCTGAGAATAACATAGAATATCAGCGAGATGGGCCTGATGCCACGACTCTATTGTTCCGTGGTCTACAGAGATCAGCGACTGCTGTGACTAGATCATTACGAACCTGCCCCAGTGAGCCCCAAGGTTCTGGCCAATGTGGGGGAGCAGGCTTTCCGGACCGTGTTCCCACAAGCAAGTTTCCGCCCAGGCCTCTGCAGTCCTCTCCAGCTCCGTGTCCCACACCTGCGGAGCACAGCGTGGAAATGAATACCACCATTGTTTTCACAGTTGCGTATGCCAATCGGAGGCATTTCCATTAAGAAATTGCACACCGGTCAAATCACGGGGTATTTACTGGCCCCGGTGGCCCGTACCATTCGGTTTAATAAATGAAAGCGATCCCCTTGACGGCAGGAACAAATGTTGCGGCTATTCTGGAATTTCTCAATGGCCCCCTGTTGTAGGCCATTAAGTGTGCTGTTTGCAAGAACCCGAGTCAGATATTTTACATCTGTGCATCCAAGTACCTGGCTTGTTCAATCTCAATAATGAGAAGTGAAAATAGCGTTTGCGAACAAATTACCGTACGTGCCACGCTAAATCTTTCAAGACGCCatgctcaaagaaaaaaaaaaaatgttatacattTTGTTTGTCAAAATTGTGAAACTGCCTTTTCTGGGGGGTAAAACAATGTACTACTGTTCCTTTTAACGTCAGCCGGTCTTCCCAATAGTACCAGATGTGGGAAAAATCAAGTTTTAACTACGGTCCAGTTGAGCGTCGCAAAATGTTAACAAAGACAGTTACACATGACTTCTTGTTTCAAAAGACTTGTCTCTAACTCACCGTAGTCtagtttttgtttaaatgaacagtactgatgttttttttttttttttttttttccccctcttgcCCTGGTGGATTTAGCTATATTATCCCTGGAGATcaaggttatttaaaaaatacaaaagtacatCTAGCTGCACAGTTGTAATTAGTTCCATATGCCTCTAGAGAAAATTCTGTTCCACTCGCCTTCAGATGCAGCCCCTATCGGAGTTAGTGCCGCTAGGGAGATGAATTAAATTTCCATTCAGAGCACTCTGTCAACACTACCTATATTCCTAATTTGCAGACAGATCTACTTTGCATatcataaataaaagtaatattgCTGTGTAAAACTGTTGTGATGGCGAGCCTCTAGACTCGGGGgtctaaaaaaaacacataaaatatgaactaataaatataacaatttatTACTTTGTGCATGAACAATACCTGAGACTCACGCACAGTGGTTTAAAGGCAAACTATTGTCCAATTAACATGTAAATTCTACTAATTTCAGTTTCATCCaaaattacatatattcatttagctgatgcttttctcaaaagcaatttacactgctaACTTATTTATAGAGTCaggtaagtttactggagcaattttttgggtaagtaccttgctcaagggtactacagctggaggtgagattcaaacttgtgaccttttgggtccaaatcaagcagcagctctaactacaatGCTACCACCTGTCCAGTGTAATAGTTAATATGCCGTGGAACTCAGAAATGAGGTCAACTGCCAGACTTGCCGCAACAATCGAGGTTATTTGTTTCGATGAACAAGGACAGAGTGTTTCACATCAGCATACAGGATGGCCAATGAGAAATGACAACATGGGCGAGACGCTGCTTGTATAAACATGGGATATTAGTGCTTTTGGAGTTGATGCTCTCAGTTTCAGCTGTACATGACTGACTCCTCACTATGTTTCAACAAAAACATCCCTTCATTATCTGCAgtcaaaaagggaaaaacattGACTTTATATACATTATTAACTTCAGCATTCCGATTACAAAATCCAAAAGCCAGCTACGACCATAAATTACTAGGCCATTATATACAGGCGTTCCCCATTTACGATGGTtagacttacgatttttcaactttacgatggtgagctggagatagACAGTCAATAGAAACCGGACTTCGAATTTAGAATTCTGCTTTTTCCAGGGGCGAGCGATATGCAGatcgatactctctcacgatgctgaaCAGCGGCaccgatctgcatctcccattctATCATGCCgaggtgtgtattagatgtattaaatgcattttacacttatggtattttcgacttacgatgggtttcacggaacgtaaccccatcgtaaatcggggaccacctgtaccagAAAACTGTAATATCTTGTTGAATTGGATCATGAAATTTTAGAACAAGACAGTCTGGTTTATATGTCTTACAGTTAATTTACTATTAGAATGAGGCTAACTAGTAACTTTAGCTAACTAGCTGATATAAAATTACTTTCAGAGCTGTGTCAAAAATCAAACAGCATTCTAAGTAGCTATTGCACTAAGGGTATAAAATTTACATCAACAGTATCTGACAGGTTTCCTCAGTCTGTTTCGAGACCTTTTAAAGACTTATTGAAACATGCACCAGTAGATGTTTGGCAAAGTTATCACGTTCCCAGCAGAGAAAGAAGCTTTCCCTGTCACCATAACTTTCCTAGCACGCAGGATCTCAATATCTTTCTTTTCctattttttctcttcttcctgattttttctgcttcttaaATTTTTTCCCACCTTCACAGATCCTAAAAATTCCATACGACATAGGCACGGTGCCTACGGTGCCTACTGAGAAATCTAGCACAGGCTCCTTGTCGTATTATATCATTTCGTGGTGGAAGCACTTCTGACTCATTGGATAAAAGTTATTAAGTGATTGCAGAGAGCTGTATAATGGCTAAGAGAACTTCACAAAATTAACATTCAGAGGTTCAGCTGTTAGTCACATTTTGCAAACTGATTCATCATAATTCTGAGACAAATTGAT contains these protein-coding regions:
- the crispld1a gene encoding cysteine-rich secretory protein LCCL domain-containing 1 produces the protein MRTLSQECLRGIALLLMSQTVVSMVILNSTYLEAMLEKYMEDDGEWWASRPRGKRAITESDMQLILDLHNKLRGQVYPQASNMEYMVWDTELERTAEAWAETCLWEHGPESLLPHIGQNLGAHWGRYRPPTFHVQAWYDEVRDYSYPYPQECNPYCPFRCSGPVCTHYTQLVWATSSRIGCAINLCYNMNVWGQIWPKAIYLVCNYSPKGNWWGHSPYKHGKPCSACPPSYGGGCRDNLCYKETGTGARPSPNEREESNYVEPEVPRTQGPWPRAYSPTASPSENLDRNDVTSTQQMSQLVTCDTKLRDKCKGTTCNRYECPAGCLYSTGKVIGSAYYEMQSSICRAALHYGVIDNEGGWLDVTRLGRKEYFIKSNKHGVQSLGKYQSANAFTVSKVTVKAITCETTVAQLCPFQKPVRHCPRLYCPRNCMQENPHLARVIGTQIYSDKSSICRAAVHAGVIQNDSGGYIDVMPVDRRRQYFASYQNGIFSERLQNPPGGKAFRAFAVV